A single window of Leptolyngbya ohadii IS1 DNA harbors:
- a CDS encoding NAD(P)/FAD-dependent oxidoreductase — protein MNSIDYFAVSSAVSPVVIVGAGFGGIQAARSLARQGISVLLIDRQPYHLFTPFLHQVAMAELEPDQVGIPIRQMLRPHRATAFAQRASRSFPQVQFLQTEVKAIRWDKRMLDTAAGLVPFEFLVLAAGSSTQAEKVPGAAQYTLPLKTLPQAIDLRDRILASVEQATQELDPIRQQEWLTFAVIGGGSTGVEVAGSLAEWIRESLSKNYSMLDQSQFRVVLLHSGDRLLETMAPHLSRYTERELKRLGVEIWLQSAVTEVEAGRVTVKTGDQINSIAAQTIVWAGGIRVSVPESWQLPVTESGRVAVSSSLNLLESPQVYAIGDLAEVMWDDRPLPMLAPTAVAQGETVAQNILRQMRGQVPLPYRHIDRGTMTILSRLRAVVQRGEFTMTGFPAWLLWLGFHWGILPGVRQRIIVLIHWLFNHLRRDRIPVAVVRASGGRQKANVAE, from the coding sequence TCCGGTGGTAATTGTCGGGGCAGGGTTTGGCGGTATTCAGGCAGCCCGATCGCTGGCTCGCCAGGGGATTTCTGTTCTGCTGATCGATCGCCAGCCCTATCATCTGTTCACGCCGTTTCTGCATCAGGTAGCAATGGCAGAGTTGGAGCCGGATCAGGTGGGAATTCCAATTCGGCAAATGCTGCGACCGCATCGCGCTACGGCGTTCGCGCAGCGGGCAAGCCGATCGTTTCCCCAGGTGCAGTTTCTTCAGACTGAGGTAAAGGCAATTCGGTGGGACAAACGAATGCTAGATACGGCAGCAGGGCTGGTTCCCTTTGAGTTTCTGGTTCTGGCAGCGGGCAGTTCGACTCAGGCGGAAAAAGTCCCCGGAGCAGCCCAGTACACCCTACCCCTCAAAACCCTGCCCCAGGCGATCGATCTGCGCGATCGAATTTTGGCTTCTGTAGAGCAGGCAACCCAGGAACTCGATCCGATTCGTCAGCAGGAATGGTTGACTTTTGCAGTAATCGGGGGTGGCTCGACGGGCGTAGAGGTTGCCGGATCGCTGGCGGAGTGGATTCGAGAAAGTTTGAGCAAGAACTATTCGATGCTCGATCAATCTCAGTTTCGGGTTGTGCTGCTGCATTCGGGCGATCGTCTCCTAGAAACGATGGCTCCCCATCTAAGCCGCTACACAGAACGAGAGCTTAAACGACTGGGAGTAGAAATCTGGCTGCAAAGTGCGGTAACGGAGGTGGAGGCGGGTCGGGTGACGGTCAAAACAGGCGATCAGATCAATTCCATTGCGGCACAAACGATCGTCTGGGCGGGTGGCATTCGGGTGAGCGTCCCGGAGTCCTGGCAGTTGCCCGTTACAGAGAGCGGTCGGGTGGCGGTTTCTTCGTCGCTGAATCTGCTGGAATCACCGCAGGTTTATGCGATCGGGGATCTGGCAGAAGTGATGTGGGACGATCGCCCCCTGCCGATGCTGGCTCCCACCGCAGTTGCCCAGGGTGAGACGGTTGCCCAAAACATTTTGCGGCAGATGCGCGGACAGGTTCCCCTTCCCTATCGGCATATCGATCGCGGCACTATGACAATTCTGAGCCGATTGCGAGCCGTTGTGCAGCGGGGCGAATTTACAATGACGGGGTTTCCTGCCTGGCTGCTGTGGCTGGGATTTCACTGGGGCATTCTTCCCGGTGTACGTCAGCGAATCATCGTTCTTATTCACTGGCTGTTCAATCATCTGCGACGCGATCGAATTCCGGTTGCGGTTGTTCGTGCTTCTGGCGGGCGGCAAAAAGCTAACGTTGCTGAATGA
- a CDS encoding DODA-type extradiol aromatic ring-opening family dioxygenase translates to MSFPSLFVSHGSPDLSLHSGKSLDFFKQLGLQLGRPEAILAISAHWLSAEPTVSGAARPATIHDFGGFPAELYQIQYPAPGAVELATEVQSLLTNAGFAAQTHPDRGLDHGVWTPLMLMYPDADIPVTQLSIQPRRDPAYHFRLGQALAPLRDRNVLILASGSLTHNLGALDRGNFAADPAYWAVAFDEWISQTIAQGNTEALLNYRELAPFAIENHPTDEHLLPLFVAAGAGGNHPVQLHADFTYGSLSMASYAFA, encoded by the coding sequence ATGAGCTTTCCCAGCCTATTTGTTTCCCACGGTTCGCCCGATTTATCGCTGCATTCTGGTAAGTCCCTCGATTTCTTTAAGCAGCTTGGGCTGCAATTGGGTAGACCTGAGGCAATTCTTGCCATTTCTGCCCACTGGCTTTCCGCAGAACCGACCGTTAGTGGCGCAGCCCGTCCCGCAACCATCCATGACTTTGGCGGATTTCCAGCGGAGCTGTATCAGATTCAGTACCCTGCGCCCGGTGCGGTTGAGTTAGCGACTGAGGTTCAATCGCTTCTCACCAATGCCGGATTCGCAGCACAAACCCATCCCGATCGCGGACTGGATCACGGAGTCTGGACACCGCTGATGCTGATGTATCCCGATGCCGATATTCCCGTAACGCAGCTTTCCATTCAGCCTCGCCGCGATCCGGCGTATCATTTTCGTCTTGGACAAGCGCTCGCTCCCCTGCGCGATCGAAATGTTTTGATCCTGGCGAGCGGTTCCCTGACCCACAATCTGGGCGCTTTAGATCGAGGTAATTTCGCCGCAGATCCCGCGTACTGGGCAGTCGCGTTCGATGAGTGGATCAGCCAGACGATCGCCCAGGGCAACACCGAAGCCCTATTGAACTATCGTGAACTGGCTCCCTTTGCGATCGAGAATCATCCGACGGACGAGCATCTGTTGCCGCTGTTTGTCGCTGCCGGAGCAGGCGGAAACCATCCGGTTCAGCTTCACGCCGATTTCACCTATGGGTCATTAAGTATGGCGAGTTATGCTTTTGCGTGA
- a CDS encoding dienelactone hydrolase family protein: protein MGDRLFNGILVEGVGHDAVGNLQIDAYLAEPPSPQHGNDRSAQPPQADRHPAIIVIQEIFGVNSHIRDVTDRFAKLGYVAIAPAIYQRIAPGFETGYTPEDIQLGRKYKEQTRVDELLSDIRSTIAYLSAKPNVDPDAIGCIGFCFGGLVVYLAATLPEIKATASFYGAGISNWSPGIGESSGKPTIAYTPEIKGTLYGFFGMEDPSIPPDHVDQIEAALQQSTIPHRIFRYANAQHGFFCDQRSSYQPEAAADAWNRVQELFSSVLDNHAKA, encoded by the coding sequence GTGGGCGATCGCCTGTTTAACGGCATCCTGGTCGAGGGCGTGGGTCATGACGCTGTGGGCAATCTCCAAATCGATGCCTACCTTGCAGAACCCCCGTCTCCCCAGCATGGAAACGATCGCTCTGCGCAACCGCCACAGGCGGATCGCCATCCAGCCATCATCGTCATCCAGGAAATCTTTGGCGTAAACAGCCATATCCGCGATGTGACCGATCGCTTTGCGAAGTTAGGCTATGTGGCGATCGCCCCTGCTATCTATCAGCGAATAGCTCCCGGATTTGAGACGGGCTACACACCGGAGGACATTCAGCTAGGACGCAAATACAAAGAACAAACGCGGGTCGATGAACTGTTGAGCGACATCCGCAGCACGATCGCCTATCTGTCCGCCAAACCGAATGTAGATCCGGATGCGATCGGCTGTATTGGCTTTTGTTTTGGGGGACTAGTGGTGTATCTGGCGGCAACCTTGCCCGAAATTAAGGCAACGGCTTCCTTTTATGGGGCGGGCATTTCCAACTGGAGTCCGGGCATAGGTGAAAGCAGCGGAAAACCAACGATCGCCTATACGCCGGAGATCAAGGGGACGCTCTACGGATTTTTTGGCATGGAAGATCCCAGCATTCCGCCCGACCATGTGGATCAAATTGAGGCGGCATTGCAGCAGTCCACCATTCCCCACCGGATTTTTCGCTACGCAAATGCCCAGCATGGATTTTTCTGCGACCAGCGATCGAGCTATCAGCCAGAGGCGGCAGCGGATGCCTGGAATCGGGTACAGGAGCTATTCAGCAGCGTCTTGGACAATCACGCAAAAGCATAA
- a CDS encoding GntR family transcriptional regulator — MVQFRIQPDSEIPASSQLYNQIRFAIASRQFPPGHRLPSTRQLAMQTGLHRNTISKVYRQLEDDGIVDARAGAGIYVRAQGDEGGNMAKGRSPLVEQYPQAYKLVQRSLDDLLNQGCSLTQARELFLSEIDWRLRCSARVLVTAPQQDIGAGELMAHELEQALQIPVQLVPLEELSRVLDQTRSGTVVTSRYFIGAAESIASPKAVRVIPVDIYDYGQEIQKLLKLPQDSCLGLVSLSGGILRAAEVIVNSLRGDDLLIMTTQPNDTYKLNAIVHSAQTIFSFDQASCVAVKSAIAAAREDLIRAPQIICCENYIGEKSIMLLKRELGLE; from the coding sequence ATGGTTCAGTTCCGGATTCAGCCCGATAGCGAAATCCCGGCATCCAGCCAGCTCTATAATCAAATTCGGTTTGCGATCGCCTCCCGGCAGTTTCCGCCCGGACATCGTTTACCCAGTACCCGCCAGCTCGCCATGCAAACGGGACTCCACCGCAATACGATCAGCAAGGTCTACCGCCAATTAGAGGACGACGGCATTGTGGATGCGCGAGCGGGGGCAGGGATCTATGTACGGGCGCAGGGCGACGAAGGCGGCAACATGGCAAAGGGACGATCGCCCTTAGTCGAGCAATATCCGCAGGCGTATAAGCTGGTGCAGCGCAGTCTCGATGACTTGCTGAATCAGGGCTGTTCGCTCACCCAGGCAAGAGAGCTTTTCCTCTCGGAGATTGACTGGCGGCTGCGGTGCAGTGCGAGAGTGCTGGTCACGGCTCCCCAGCAGGACATTGGCGCGGGCGAACTGATGGCGCATGAGCTAGAGCAAGCACTCCAGATCCCGGTGCAGTTGGTTCCCCTGGAGGAGCTGTCTCGCGTTCTGGATCAGACCCGATCGGGAACAGTCGTCACCAGCCGCTATTTCATTGGCGCAGCAGAATCGATCGCCTCACCAAAAGCAGTCCGCGTGATCCCCGTGGATATCTACGACTACGGGCAGGAAATTCAAAAGCTGCTGAAACTGCCACAGGATAGCTGCCTGGGTCTGGTTAGCCTCAGCGGAGGGATTCTACGGGCGGCAGAGGTGATTGTGAACAGCCTGCGGGGAGATGATTTGCTGATCATGACCACCCAGCCCAACGATACCTATAAGCTAAATGCGATCGTTCACAGTGCCCAGACGATTTTTAGCTTCGATCAGGCAAGCTGTGTGGCGGTGAAGTCTGCCATTGCTGCTGCAAGAGAGGATCTGATTCGGGCACCCCAGATTATCTGCTGCGAGAACTATATTGGGGAGAAGTCGATTATGCTGCTGAAGCGGGAATTGGGGCTGGAGTAA